One window of Rasiella rasia genomic DNA carries:
- a CDS encoding START-like domain-containing protein — protein sequence MEDKIKYEMEFPIKASPSLLYQYISTPSGMSEWYADNVNSRGEFFTFIWDGSEEKAKLLGKKSGERIKFRWMDDEGTDYFFELRIQVDEITKDVSLMITDFAEEDEVEEGKMLWDNMISELKQILGST from the coding sequence ATGGAAGACAAAATTAAATACGAAATGGAATTCCCAATAAAGGCGTCTCCATCTTTGTTATATCAATATATTTCTACCCCTTCAGGGATGAGCGAGTGGTACGCAGATAATGTAAATTCTCGTGGTGAGTTCTTTACATTTATTTGGGATGGAAGCGAAGAGAAGGCAAAACTCCTTGGTAAAAAGAGTGGTGAGCGCATTAAATTTCGATGGATGGATGATGAAGGCACCGATTACTTTTTTGAATTGCGTATTCAAGTAGATGAAATCACTAAGGATGTCTCTTTAATGATTACAGATTTTGCCGAAGAAGACGAAGTAGAGGAAGGTAAAATGCTCTGGGATAATATGATTTCTGAATTAAAACAAATTCTTGGTTCTACTTAA
- a CDS encoding aminotransferase class IV, whose product MVNVNGTLVVTTEATISHANRGLNYGDAVFETIRVSAGKVLFWEDHYFRLMASMRILRMEIPMSFTPEYLEQQVLDTVATVEASNNAIRVKIVVWRDEGGTYTPDTNNVSFYISASVLENAFYTFNDDAYEVELFKDHFVTSGLLSTLKSNNRIINVLGSIYAKENGYANCLLLNEKKQVIEALNGNLFLVNGYKIKTPPLSDGCLNGILRKQIISILGQLPDYILEESAVSPFELQKADEIFITNTIIGIQPISKYRKKEYANKVAKELLQKLNVKARLG is encoded by the coding sequence ATGGTAAATGTAAACGGAACTTTAGTAGTAACAACAGAAGCAACAATTTCTCATGCTAATCGAGGACTTAATTATGGCGATGCGGTGTTTGAAACGATACGTGTTTCGGCTGGAAAAGTATTGTTCTGGGAAGATCATTATTTTAGATTAATGGCTTCTATGCGAATACTTAGAATGGAAATACCCATGTCTTTTACACCAGAATATCTAGAGCAGCAGGTGCTAGACACGGTGGCAACCGTAGAAGCTTCTAACAATGCAATTCGTGTAAAAATTGTTGTCTGGAGAGATGAAGGCGGAACCTATACACCAGACACCAACAATGTGTCGTTTTATATTTCGGCATCTGTTTTAGAAAATGCGTTTTACACCTTCAACGATGATGCCTACGAGGTAGAATTATTTAAGGACCATTTTGTAACTTCTGGCTTGCTTTCAACACTCAAGTCTAATAACAGGATTATTAATGTTTTAGGTAGTATTTATGCGAAGGAAAATGGGTATGCCAATTGTTTGCTGCTAAATGAAAAGAAGCAAGTTATAGAAGCCCTAAATGGAAACCTATTTTTGGTAAACGGCTATAAGATAAAAACACCGCCGCTTAGCGATGGTTGCCTTAATGGTATCTTACGAAAACAAATCATTTCTATTTTAGGGCAGTTACCAGATTATATCCTAGAAGAAAGTGCTGTATCTCCCTTTGAGCTACAAAAGGCAGACGAAATTTTTATCACAAATACAATTATTGGTATTCAGCCAATTTCAAAATATAGAAAAAAGGAATACGCAAACAAGGTTGCAAAAGAGTTGCTTCAAAAATTAAATGTAAAAGCGCGTTTGGGTTAG
- a CDS encoding YqgE/AlgH family protein → MISLKPTKGVLLVAEPSIIGDVSFNRSIVLLAEYNNEGSVGFILNKPLEYTLHDFIPEINSTLPVYNGGPVEQDNLYFIHKVPDLVPGSIEISNGIYWGGDFNAIADLLKNDELKEDQIRFFLGYSGWANEQLEQELALNSWVVTPNEYKNKIIGKPYSNFWKEKMIEFGGDYLIWSNSPEDPSYN, encoded by the coding sequence ATGATCTCGCTGAAACCAACCAAGGGAGTATTATTGGTCGCCGAACCTTCCATTATAGGAGATGTTTCCTTTAATAGGTCTATCGTCTTGCTTGCAGAATATAATAACGAAGGTTCTGTTGGGTTTATACTAAATAAGCCTTTAGAATACACTTTACACGATTTTATTCCTGAGATTAACTCTACCCTACCTGTCTACAATGGCGGCCCAGTAGAGCAGGATAATTTGTATTTCATTCATAAGGTACCAGATTTGGTTCCAGGGAGTATAGAAATCTCTAATGGTATTTACTGGGGAGGTGATTTTAATGCTATTGCCGACTTATTAAAAAATGATGAGCTTAAAGAAGATCAAATTCGTTTCTTTTTAGGGTATTCTGGCTGGGCTAACGAACAGTTAGAGCAAGAACTAGCACTAAATAGTTGGGTGGTCACTCCTAATGAGTACAAAAACAAAATCATTGGGAAACCCTACTCAAACTTTTGGAAAGAAAAAATGATTGAATTTGGAGGTGATTATTTAATTTGGTCTAACTCTCCAGAAGACCCAAGTTACAACTAA
- a CDS encoding HU family DNA-binding protein — MNKSDLIDGMAADAGITKAAAKKALESFLGNVEKSLKKGNRVSLVGFGSWSVSRRAAREGRNPQTGKTIKIAAKNVVKFKAGSDLSGAVN, encoded by the coding sequence ATGAACAAATCAGATTTAATCGATGGAATGGCAGCAGATGCCGGAATTACAAAAGCAGCAGCAAAAAAAGCATTAGAGTCTTTTTTAGGAAATGTTGAAAAATCACTTAAAAAAGGAAACCGTGTTTCTCTAGTAGGATTCGGATCTTGGTCAGTATCTAGAAGAGCTGCAAGAGAAGGAAGAAACCCACAAACTGGTAAAACAATCAAGATTGCTGCTAAAAACGTAGTGAAGTTTAAAGCTGGATCTGACTTATCAGGTGCTGTAAACTAA
- the fmt gene encoding methionyl-tRNA formyltransferase, which translates to MRDLRIVFMGTPDFAVGVLQHLVENKKNIVAVLTAPDRPAGRGRKLRPSAVKLYAESKNIPVLQPTNLKNEDFVKELKSYNANLQIVVAFRMLPKIVWQLPDYGTFNLHASLLPHYRGAAPINWAIINQETKTGVTTFFIDEKIDTGAIILKDEVAIAERETVGTLHDRLMTIGSHLVLKTVDLIEEAKVETYAQPKTEDFKEAPKLTSENTKIDWSMPVAQIDALIRGLSPYPVAWCYLNQQDESQKIKIYASDFEETETEGEIGALTCTKKTIKVTCKNGYLYIKELQLPGKRKMETAALLNGFSFATDAKLT; encoded by the coding sequence TTGAGAGACTTACGTATTGTTTTTATGGGGACCCCAGATTTTGCCGTGGGTGTCTTACAACATTTGGTTGAAAACAAAAAAAATATAGTTGCAGTACTTACTGCGCCAGATAGGCCTGCGGGTCGTGGTAGAAAATTACGCCCGTCTGCGGTAAAATTATATGCCGAAAGTAAGAACATTCCGGTATTACAACCAACAAATTTAAAAAACGAAGACTTCGTTAAAGAGTTGAAATCGTACAACGCCAATCTTCAAATTGTGGTTGCCTTTAGAATGCTTCCAAAAATAGTTTGGCAATTACCCGATTACGGCACCTTTAATCTACATGCTTCGCTCCTACCTCACTACCGAGGAGCGGCACCAATAAATTGGGCGATTATTAATCAAGAAACAAAAACAGGTGTCACTACCTTCTTTATTGATGAGAAAATTGACACTGGCGCTATTATTTTAAAAGATGAAGTCGCTATTGCTGAAAGAGAAACAGTTGGAACCTTACATGATAGGCTGATGACTATTGGTAGCCATCTTGTTTTAAAAACTGTAGATTTAATTGAAGAAGCGAAGGTAGAAACATATGCCCAACCAAAAACCGAAGATTTTAAAGAAGCTCCAAAACTTACTTCAGAAAACACAAAAATAGATTGGTCTATGCCCGTAGCGCAGATTGATGCACTTATTCGCGGATTGTCTCCTTACCCCGTGGCTTGGTGTTACCTAAATCAGCAGGACGAATCTCAGAAAATAAAAATCTATGCTTCAGATTTTGAAGAAACCGAAACTGAAGGAGAAATTGGAGCGCTTACGTGTACCAAAAAAACAATAAAAGTGACCTGCAAAAACGGTTACCTATATATTAAGGAGTTACAACTTCCTGGGAAGCGAAAAATGGAAACTGCGGCACTTTTAAATGGCTTTTCTTTCGCAACTGATGCAAAACTCACGTAA
- a CDS encoding RecQ family ATP-dependent DNA helicase translates to MNSPANILETYWGFTSFRPLQEAIITSVLDGKDTVALLPTSGGKSVCFQVPALATDGICIVVSPLVALMADQVKNLKQKGIKALQLSGGISFQELQVLLDNARFGNYKFLYLSPERLQQEIVQQAIRQMPVNLIAVDEAHCISQWGNDFRPAYKNVVALREMHPLVPIIALTATATNEVLVDTIKELQLELPAIHRASFARDNLSYLVYKEEDKLYRLEQWLQNLKGKAIVYVRSRKMCVEISNQLNTLGIASTFYHGGINTEEKEKKMLSWQQGKTPVIVATNAFGMGIDQPDVRLVIHLQLPDSLEAYFQEAGRAGRDGQLAKAIILWSDYNKNLVQSQFVDAYPSVKDVKFLYKKLNNYFQVPYGEGAFDTHPFNFGDFCKVYQFNSLLAYNGLQVLDRLGVLQLSKTFGRKSTVHFTATSEVVLNYFKKDVKASVVGKTILRLYGGIFETASSVNLQLVASKSGQPISDIITVLEQMERDGLLDLQLQITDAMLTFMVPREDDKTINPLAKEISLHKDKKAAQVQAVIRYLENDSECKSIQLLRYFGEREATACGLCSVCKKASGPISATEQKVLSEKIRIQLEEGPQTSRELSEKLIFAETDITAVLRLLLDRGSVQLDFRNRYHLK, encoded by the coding sequence TTGAATAGCCCCGCCAACATATTAGAAACCTATTGGGGTTTTACTTCTTTTAGACCTCTTCAGGAAGCCATTATTACTTCTGTACTTGATGGTAAAGACACGGTAGCGTTACTCCCAACCAGTGGTGGTAAATCGGTTTGTTTTCAAGTTCCTGCATTGGCAACAGACGGTATCTGCATTGTAGTTTCTCCACTTGTTGCCTTAATGGCAGACCAAGTAAAAAACCTAAAACAAAAAGGGATAAAAGCCCTACAACTATCTGGAGGTATTTCTTTTCAAGAATTACAAGTTTTATTAGACAACGCCCGCTTCGGAAACTATAAATTCTTGTACCTGTCGCCAGAACGTTTACAACAAGAGATCGTACAACAAGCCATTAGGCAAATGCCGGTAAATTTAATTGCCGTAGATGAAGCACATTGCATTTCACAATGGGGAAACGATTTTAGACCTGCTTACAAAAATGTAGTTGCGCTGCGCGAAATGCATCCGTTAGTTCCTATAATTGCATTAACGGCTACTGCCACAAATGAAGTGCTTGTAGATACCATTAAAGAATTACAACTAGAGCTCCCAGCAATTCACAGAGCTTCTTTTGCCAGAGACAATTTAAGCTACCTAGTTTACAAAGAGGAAGATAAATTATATAGATTAGAACAGTGGCTTCAAAACTTAAAAGGTAAAGCTATTGTCTATGTGCGCAGTCGTAAAATGTGCGTAGAGATAAGCAACCAACTAAATACCTTGGGTATAGCTTCTACATTCTATCACGGGGGTATTAATACAGAAGAGAAGGAGAAGAAAATGCTATCTTGGCAACAAGGTAAAACGCCTGTAATTGTAGCAACTAATGCCTTTGGGATGGGTATCGATCAACCAGATGTGCGTTTGGTTATTCATCTACAGTTACCAGATAGCCTAGAGGCTTATTTTCAAGAAGCTGGGCGAGCTGGACGAGACGGACAGTTGGCAAAGGCAATTATTCTTTGGAGTGATTATAATAAAAACTTAGTGCAATCTCAGTTTGTAGATGCCTATCCATCGGTGAAAGATGTTAAGTTCCTTTATAAAAAATTAAACAATTATTTTCAAGTTCCGTACGGAGAAGGTGCTTTCGATACCCATCCCTTTAACTTTGGTGATTTTTGTAAGGTCTATCAATTTAATTCGCTGTTGGCATATAATGGCTTACAGGTGCTGGACAGATTGGGAGTGCTTCAACTTTCTAAAACATTTGGAAGAAAATCTACAGTACATTTTACAGCAACGTCTGAGGTTGTTCTTAACTATTTTAAAAAAGATGTAAAAGCTTCTGTTGTAGGAAAGACGATACTTCGACTTTATGGAGGCATTTTTGAAACCGCTTCTAGTGTGAACTTACAGTTAGTAGCTTCAAAATCGGGACAGCCAATTTCAGACATCATAACAGTTTTGGAGCAAATGGAACGCGACGGACTTCTAGACTTACAATTGCAGATTACCGATGCAATGCTAACGTTTATGGTGCCTAGAGAAGACGACAAAACCATTAATCCGCTTGCCAAAGAGATTTCTTTACACAAAGATAAAAAAGCTGCTCAAGTACAGGCGGTTATACGTTATCTAGAAAATGATTCTGAGTGTAAAAGCATTCAGCTACTTCGGTATTTTGGAGAACGGGAGGCAACAGCATGCGGACTGTGCTCTGTTTGTAAGAAAGCTAGTGGTCCCATTTCGGCTACCGAACAAAAGGTACTTTCAGAAAAAATACGTATTCAGCTAGAAGAAGGTCCGCAAACTTCACGAGAACTTTCAGAAAAACTTATTTTTGCCGAGACAGATATTACCGCAGTACTCCGTCTTTTATTAGACAGAGGGAGTGTACAATTAGACTTTAGAAATCGCTATCATTTAAAATAA
- a CDS encoding AAA family ATPase, with protein MTVSAKQPKRIVIIGGPGTGKSTLIHELENRGHDCMHEISRDVTLQAQKDGIDQLFLTDPILFSQKLLEGRLHQFNEANKFFGNFLFYDRGLPDVPIYMDYLGTSYPDHFSKTCQDNTYDHVFLLPPWEAIYEQDNERYESFEIATKLYSYLKEGYHAFGYSPIEVPIGTIEERIQFIGLQLKTSI; from the coding sequence ATGACTGTTTCTGCAAAACAACCTAAACGTATTGTAATTATTGGTGGTCCTGGAACGGGCAAAAGCACCTTGATTCATGAACTTGAAAATCGCGGACATGATTGCATGCATGAGATTTCGCGCGACGTTACATTACAGGCTCAGAAAGATGGTATAGACCAACTTTTTCTTACAGACCCTATCTTATTTAGTCAGAAACTTTTAGAAGGCAGATTACATCAATTTAATGAAGCGAATAAGTTCTTCGGAAATTTCCTTTTTTACGATCGCGGCTTGCCAGATGTACCTATTTACATGGATTATCTAGGTACGTCGTATCCTGATCATTTCAGCAAAACATGTCAAGATAATACATACGACCACGTATTTTTGTTACCGCCGTGGGAAGCAATTTATGAGCAAGACAATGAACGTTATGAAAGTTTTGAAATTGCCACTAAACTTTACAGTTACTTAAAAGAGGGTTATCACGCATTTGGCTATTCTCCTATTGAAGTACCCATTGGCACTATAGAAGAACGGATACAATTTATTGGCTTGCAACTTAAAACGTCTATTTGA
- a CDS encoding DUF493 family protein has protein sequence MSADKKTEAFYERLREQLEGDTQWPSPYLYKFIVPASNEKIAEIEAIFDGSNAEINTRDSSKGTYTSVSIKVTMASPDAVIEKYLQVSEVEGVISL, from the coding sequence ATGAGTGCCGATAAAAAAACCGAAGCTTTTTACGAGCGGTTGCGGGAGCAGTTAGAGGGTGATACGCAATGGCCTTCTCCTTATTTATATAAGTTTATTGTGCCAGCTAGTAATGAGAAAATTGCTGAAATAGAAGCTATTTTTGATGGAAGTAATGCCGAAATAAACACACGCGATTCTTCGAAAGGAACGTACACTAGCGTGTCTATTAAAGTTACTATGGCGTCACCAGATGCTGTTATAGAGAAATATTTGCAAGTTTCAGAGGTGGAAGGCGTAATTTCCCTATAA
- a CDS encoding DUF4290 domain-containing protein: MTEAIEYNTERPHLIIPEYGRHIQKMVDQAVAETDAEKRNKQAKSIIAVMGNLNPHLRDVPDFQHKLWDQLFIISDFKLDVDSPYPKPTPEELYAPPEPLAYPQNFPKYRFYGNNIKRMIDVAISWEDGDKKDGLVLTIANHMKKCFLNWNKDTVEDDVIFQHLFELSDGKINLKKSDEELRDSQKLLQVKKRFNTNSNNHGGKKNQKNNRGRKRY; this comes from the coding sequence TTGACAGAAGCTATAGAATACAATACGGAGCGTCCGCATCTTATTATTCCTGAATATGGTCGTCATATTCAAAAAATGGTAGATCAGGCTGTTGCAGAAACAGACGCTGAAAAACGGAACAAACAAGCAAAAAGCATCATTGCAGTGATGGGTAATTTGAATCCGCACCTGCGCGATGTGCCAGATTTTCAACATAAGCTTTGGGATCAATTATTTATAATTTCAGATTTTAAACTTGATGTAGATTCTCCATACCCAAAACCAACGCCAGAAGAGTTATATGCGCCACCAGAACCGTTGGCGTATCCACAAAACTTTCCGAAGTACCGCTTTTACGGAAACAACATTAAGCGCATGATAGATGTTGCTATTAGTTGGGAAGATGGAGATAAAAAAGACGGGTTAGTCTTAACCATCGCTAACCACATGAAAAAGTGCTTCTTAAACTGGAATAAAGACACCGTAGAAGATGATGTGATTTTTCAACACTTATTTGAACTTTCTGATGGAAAGATTAACTTGAAAAAGAGCGATGAAGAACTACGCGATTCTCAAAAACTGCTACAAGTAAAAAAACGTTTTAACACCAACAGCAACAATCATGGTGGTAAAAAGAATCAGAAAAATAACCGCGGTCGTAAACGCTACTAA
- the murA gene encoding UDP-N-acetylglucosamine 1-carboxyvinyltransferase, translating into MGTFQIEGGHKLKGEIRPQGAKNEALQILCAVLATPEEVVIDNIPDIRDVNKLIEILGNLGVKIQKLGKGKYSFVSDDVKLEYLESELFKKEGSSLRGSIMIVGPLLARFGKGYIPRPGGDKIGRRRLDTHFEGFIKLGATFRYNREERFYGVEAPNGLTGTDMLLDQASVTGTANIVLAAVMAKGTTTIYNAACEPYLQQLCKMLNSMGAKISGVGSNLLTIEGVESLGGCHHRILPDMIEIGSWIGLAAMTKSEITIKDVSWKDLGLIPETFRKLGITLEKQGDDIYIPSHDEGYEIQGYIDGSTLTVADAPWPGFTPDLLSIVLVVCTQAKGNVLIHQKMFESRLFFVDKLIDMGARIILCDPHRATVMGHNFQSQLKATTMVSPDIRAGISLLIAALSAKGTSIIHNIEQIDRGYENIDERLRAIGAKITRIESA; encoded by the coding sequence ATGGGAACTTTTCAAATTGAAGGCGGTCACAAACTAAAAGGTGAAATCCGTCCGCAAGGCGCTAAAAATGAGGCTTTGCAAATTCTTTGTGCTGTGTTGGCAACACCAGAAGAAGTGGTGATTGACAACATTCCAGACATTAGAGACGTAAATAAACTTATAGAAATTCTTGGTAATTTGGGTGTGAAGATTCAAAAGCTAGGAAAAGGAAAATATTCATTTGTCTCTGACGATGTAAAGTTAGAGTACTTAGAATCTGAACTTTTTAAAAAGGAAGGTAGCTCATTACGTGGTTCTATTATGATAGTTGGGCCATTATTGGCTCGCTTCGGAAAAGGATACATTCCACGTCCAGGAGGTGATAAAATTGGCCGTCGTAGACTAGACACCCATTTTGAAGGTTTTATTAAACTTGGAGCAACATTTCGATACAATAGAGAAGAACGTTTTTATGGGGTAGAAGCACCCAACGGACTTACAGGAACAGATATGTTGTTGGATCAAGCTTCGGTGACAGGAACCGCTAATATTGTGTTGGCAGCCGTTATGGCAAAAGGAACTACGACCATTTACAACGCTGCTTGCGAACCTTATTTGCAGCAATTGTGTAAAATGCTAAACTCAATGGGAGCAAAAATTAGCGGCGTAGGGTCTAATTTGCTAACAATAGAAGGAGTTGAAAGCCTTGGAGGATGCCATCATAGAATTCTTCCAGATATGATTGAAATTGGAAGTTGGATTGGCCTAGCAGCTATGACTAAAAGTGAAATTACGATTAAAGATGTAAGTTGGAAGGATTTAGGTTTAATTCCTGAAACTTTCAGAAAACTAGGTATTACATTAGAAAAGCAAGGAGACGATATTTATATTCCATCTCATGACGAAGGTTACGAAATTCAAGGCTATATAGATGGTTCTACACTAACGGTTGCAGATGCTCCGTGGCCTGGGTTTACGCCAGACTTGTTGAGTATTGTCCTTGTAGTTTGTACTCAAGCCAAAGGAAATGTGCTTATACATCAAAAAATGTTTGAGAGTAGGCTCTTTTTCGTCGATAAGCTAATTGATATGGGTGCGCGAATTATATTATGTGATCCGCACAGAGCTACAGTGATGGGGCACAATTTTCAGTCGCAATTAAAAGCTACCACCATGGTGTCTCCAGATATTAGAGCAGGTATTTCTCTCTTAATTGCTGCGCTTTCTGCAAAGGGAACTAGCATTATTCATAATATCGAGCAAATAGATCGTGGGTACGAAAATATAGATGAACGTCTGCGAGCAATAGGAGCGAAGATTACAAGAATTGAAAGTGCCTAG
- a CDS encoding (4Fe-4S)-binding protein, with protein MKTYDNEFTNGEITVKYQPKICTHAEACAKGLSEVFRTTVLPWIDLEGAETTKIIKQIQKCPSGALSFCYNDELVVVK; from the coding sequence ATGAAAACCTACGATAATGAATTCACCAATGGTGAAATTACGGTTAAGTACCAACCAAAAATATGTACGCACGCCGAAGCTTGTGCCAAAGGACTTTCTGAAGTGTTTAGAACCACCGTCTTGCCATGGATAGATTTAGAAGGTGCAGAGACAACCAAGATTATCAAACAAATCCAAAAATGTCCATCAGGCGCACTTTCATTTTGTTATAATGACGAATTAGTGGTTGTTAAATAA
- a CDS encoding cryptochrome/photolyase family protein, translated as MAGKVTIFWFRRDLRIDDNVGLYKALHGKYPVLPIFIFDTNILSELPEDDARVTFIYDTLQKIRTELQEHGSSLALYHGTPTAIFERLASEFDVQNVVTNHDYEPYAKHREAEISEVLKKKNIGFYTFKDQVIYEKDEIVKDDGTPYVVYTPYMKKWKAKFKQEGTPKIYYTSQVLDNLIEHSRLPNLTLADINFKRSTITVPEFDVTPTTIQEYQEKRNFPFKDATSRLGPHLRFGTVSIRKMIKKALAEKNETFWQELIWREFFMQILWHFPATVANAFRKKYDRIPWRNNKKEFEMWKEGKTGYPLVDAGMRQLNATGYMHNRVRMLVASFLCKHLLIDWRWGEAYFAEKLLDYELSSNVGNWQWAAGSGVDAAPYFRIFNPTTQIEKFDKNRKYIKQWIPEYGSDAYPDEMVAHKAARERALNTYKKAIN; from the coding sequence ATGGCAGGAAAAGTAACTATTTTTTGGTTTAGACGCGATCTTCGCATAGACGATAACGTTGGTCTTTACAAAGCATTACATGGAAAATACCCTGTGTTACCAATTTTTATTTTCGACACGAACATTTTGAGTGAACTACCGGAAGACGATGCTCGTGTAACCTTTATCTACGATACCTTACAAAAGATTAGAACTGAACTACAAGAACATGGAAGTAGTTTAGCGCTATACCACGGAACACCCACAGCAATTTTTGAGAGACTGGCGTCAGAGTTCGATGTACAAAATGTAGTAACAAATCACGACTATGAGCCATACGCAAAACATCGCGAAGCGGAAATTTCCGAAGTACTCAAAAAGAAAAATATTGGTTTTTATACCTTCAAAGATCAAGTAATCTATGAAAAAGACGAAATTGTAAAAGACGATGGCACTCCGTATGTTGTGTATACGCCTTATATGAAAAAGTGGAAAGCTAAATTTAAACAGGAAGGAACACCCAAAATCTATTACACTTCGCAGGTTCTAGACAACCTAATTGAACATAGTAGACTTCCAAATCTTACATTGGCAGATATAAACTTTAAGCGTTCTACCATAACAGTACCTGAGTTTGATGTTACTCCTACTACCATTCAAGAATACCAAGAAAAACGAAACTTTCCTTTTAAGGATGCCACTTCTAGATTGGGCCCGCACTTGCGGTTTGGAACAGTGAGTATTAGAAAAATGATTAAAAAGGCGCTGGCAGAGAAAAACGAAACCTTTTGGCAAGAACTTATATGGAGAGAGTTTTTTATGCAAATTTTATGGCATTTTCCAGCTACAGTAGCTAATGCATTCAGAAAAAAATACGACCGTATACCCTGGCGCAACAACAAAAAGGAATTTGAAATGTGGAAAGAAGGAAAAACTGGATATCCGCTTGTAGATGCTGGAATGCGGCAATTAAATGCTACAGGATATATGCACAATAGGGTACGAATGTTAGTGGCTAGCTTTTTATGCAAACACCTACTTATAGATTGGCGTTGGGGTGAAGCCTATTTTGCTGAAAAGTTATTAGATTACGAGTTATCGAGTAATGTGGGAAATTGGCAATGGGCGGCCGGAAGCGGTGTAGACGCAGCTCCATACTTTAGAATCTTTAACCCTACCACCCAGATTGAAAAATTTGACAAAAACAGAAAATACATCAAACAATGGATTCCGGAATACGGCAGTGACGCCTACCCAGATGAGATGGTAGCACACAAAGCCGCTAGAGAGCGTGCCCTAAACACCTACAAAAAAGCCATAAATTAA
- a CDS encoding SDR family NAD(P)-dependent oxidoreductase, translating into MKNILLIGGSYGIGLEIATQLYKDHNVTVASRTVGNLPKGVRHIPFDVTKHTITNFDIPETIDGLVYNPGSINLKPFKMLSPEAFAKDMNINCIALVRLVHDLLPILKRSKQASLVFFSTVAVQLGMPFHTSISAAKGAVEGFAKALAAEYAPNFRVNVIAPSLTDTPLARTLLGNDDKKEKMGKRHPLKRIGNAADIANVAAFLLSDKSSWITGQVMGIDGGMSTLKL; encoded by the coding sequence ATGAAAAACATACTTCTTATTGGCGGTTCGTACGGAATTGGTCTAGAAATAGCCACCCAACTGTATAAAGATCACAACGTCACTGTTGCTTCTAGAACAGTAGGAAATCTTCCTAAAGGCGTTCGTCATATTCCGTTTGATGTAACCAAGCACACCATAACTAATTTTGACATACCTGAAACTATAGACGGTTTAGTTTATAATCCTGGAAGTATTAATTTAAAACCTTTCAAAATGTTGTCTCCAGAGGCTTTTGCAAAAGATATGAACATTAATTGTATTGCATTAGTACGTCTCGTGCATGATTTGTTGCCAATTCTTAAACGTTCTAAACAAGCAAGTCTCGTTTTTTTTAGTACGGTGGCGGTACAACTCGGGATGCCATTTCATACAAGCATATCCGCAGCAAAAGGAGCTGTAGAAGGATTTGCAAAAGCATTAGCTGCAGAGTATGCTCCTAACTTTAGAGTAAACGTTATTGCTCCTTCTTTAACAGACACGCCGTTGGCACGTACATTGTTGGGTAATGACGACAAAAAAGAAAAAATGGGCAAACGTCATCCCCTAAAACGAATTGGCAATGCTGCAGATATTGCTAATGTTGCCGCCTTTCTACTTTCAGATAAATCTTCATGGATTACAGGACAAGTTATGGGGATAGATGGTGGTATGTCTACACTTAAACTTTAA
- a CDS encoding SRPBCC family protein — translation MKIYTLRSTQALPISKDAAWAFLSDPKNLKVITPGYMGFDIISGADRPMYAGQIIQYIVTPLLGIKTKWVTEITHVKDNSYFVDEQRFGPYALWHHKHFIKEIEGGVEMEDIIDYKVPFGWLGQLIQPFLVKPKLAEIFDYRRNKLTELFGELK, via the coding sequence TTGAAAATTTATACCCTACGTTCTACACAAGCATTGCCTATATCTAAAGATGCGGCTTGGGCGTTTCTTTCAGACCCTAAGAACCTTAAAGTTATTACTCCAGGATATATGGGTTTTGATATTATCTCTGGTGCAGATAGACCCATGTATGCTGGACAAATTATACAATACATAGTCACCCCTCTTCTAGGCATTAAAACAAAATGGGTGACAGAAATCACGCACGTTAAAGACAACAGTTACTTTGTAGACGAACAACGATTCGGACCCTATGCGTTGTGGCATCACAAACATTTTATTAAGGAAATTGAAGGTGGCGTAGAGATGGAAGATATTATAGACTACAAAGTTCCCTTTGGTTGGCTCGGACAATTAATTCAGCCATTTCTAGTGAAGCCTAAACTTGCCGAAATTTTTGACTACAGGAGAAATAAATTAACAGAACTCTTTGGTGAACTTAAGTAA